The Phragmites australis chromosome 13, lpPhrAust1.1, whole genome shotgun sequence DNA window TCGGCGCGGGAGAAGGGCTCCGCGAAGGAGCCGACGCGGTGGCCCATCTCGTAGTTGTACGACTGGTTCGCGCAGAGGAGGCGGAATACGCGGTACGCCGGGAGGAGGCGGAGCACGGCGTACACCGACCTCAGCAGCGTGAAGCAGTGCTTGTACGAACGGTTCACGGCCAGCCCCTCGCCCGCGGCGTCCGGCCAGGGCTCGCACGCCACCGTCCACCTCTCCACCACCTCCCCTCCCACTCCCCCGCCGCCGGCGGGGGCCAGGTGGACGTCCACCACGAGCGGCTCCCCGGGTGCCAGCGCCTCCAGGCGCTCGGCCGCCCCGGGCTGTGGCGGGGGGTCGTGGAGCGGGAGGTGGAACCACCTGTCCCTCCGCCGGAACGACGCCGCCGGCACGGCGGAGGCGAGCGTGCGCGGCGCGCGCACGGCGAGGACGGCGTGGAGAACCTTGAGGTGGAACTGCTCCACCATCAGCTCCGCGCCCGCGCGGCCGCCCGCGGAGTCGGACATCCCGGACATTGCTGCCGACGCCGAGCCCCAACCCCAGCGCCGCCCGGCCCCTCCTCGCTCAAGCTCCGCCCCAAGCTGCTGCCGCTCGGCATGGCTGGCGCTCGCGGCAGTAAGACTGCATAAATCTGATCTGCTCGCAATCGGAATCGGAGGCCTGGGTGGGGCGGGGATCGAATCGATGGATCTGCGCGCCGCTAATGGCAACGGGAAGGAGAGGTTGGAAGAGTTGGGGATTCGGGTGCGCAGAGAACTGCAGATGGCGAGGAGGATGGGTGGTTCGGTTTTGAGTTTGGGTTAATGGGTCGCTGTTGGTGTCGTCACGATGGGATTATCATGGTGGTGAGGACGAACCCAACGAGATTTGTCACCATCTGGATCTTTTGGAGAAATTTTTCTCACAGTAAATTATGAGATTTTATAATATAGTTTGATTTGtgaattaaaaattagtttttaaatTATGACCGTTTGTTTTGGTTTCCAAGTAGAATctataattagaataaaaataataaagctTTATGTAGCGATTTACCAAATTTCAGAGCTACCAACCATCGCAAACTAAACTCTTTTTCCCGTGCTTTCCGCGGCAACAAAGGGTTGTCGTAGATAAAATTAGGCTACTTTATGGGACGCTTCTTGGATTCTGTACTGATTTCTCTTTAGGTAACTTTCGTTTCTTTATATGAAGGATTAGTCAGCTCTATTTTTagtttatctttttcttttttgcaatgAGGTTAATTATCTCCTCTTCAtagatattattattttttataaaaacacGTTCGAAATGATCATTGCCGCTCAATCTGCTGAGACTTCCCAGAAATCTAACGCGTCCGGTGGAACCGTGGGAGAAGGCGCTTATCTATCAGGAAGTGTTTGAAGAGCTCAATAATTTCTGTATTCACGCTTCGAATCGTGGACGTtgattttcctttcttttttcttccaaatataATTGCCCTTTTGATAGGACGGCTTTAAACTCCTTGGTCACCATAATCAAATCGTTCACTTCTACCTGTAAGAAACGACGACCGGGCGAAAAGAAAATGCACTGCACTTTTGCGTAGTAATCCCAGATGGCACCCAAGTTCAGTGCAGATCCGCATCTTTGCCATCCAACATTATACAATTCTCTAGCATTTCTTGTTAGGACAGCATTCCAGTGGAGTCATGATCTGTACTTTTACCTCGTCCTTATCTGATGATCCCCATTTCAGAGCTCAAGTTCACAACAGCTCACTGATCACGTGGTTGTATGATATCGACGATGAGCACACAGTGTGACATGTTAGAGTCCTTCCTTAGAGACATGTATtctcattttatttttctctattttataCACTCTGGTTATAAGTACATGTCGTTTTGAATAAGACATGATATCTAATATATagttttgatcactattttgtattaaaatatatttataaaatctatttaaTTTATGACattatgaaaatacttttcaaaataaatctattcgtatgattttaacatttttaaactaaatgttttgaaatatattgttagttaaagtttttaaagtttaGTCGAGTATTTTCTAAaacaacatgtatttatgactgaAGGAAATACTTTAGTTCATTGCACCAAAACTAGGGCATCATATCTGAGAAATACAGATTAATTGTAAATTATGTAAGAATTCAAACTTGGGAGCTCTCGAAGGTTCCAAGTTACATTTGTATGCTTTTTGTACATTTAGAACGTGTTCTCCGCTACATTTGTATGCTTTTTTTGGTTAATCGCTACATCTGTAGCTTGAATTTTAAGGTTTTAGAATGTTTACTTTTTACAAATTTTCACCAGATGTCCATCTTCACTTGATATTTTCCCAAGATTAATGAAATAGCTTATGCACCTCCATTTGCAAATAaaggaataaaaaaattacaaatatatacgcttgttttgaaaaattgtaaatctAGACTTATGTCATATGTTGGAAGGGCGATAGACTCAcaggtttaaaataaaaatattacgtTCCGAcacttttaaaattcaaaacactatcaaaatagtcatgatttttttgaaaaaaaatatgtagtgTAGATGATGCTATCATTTAGCTCTCCAAATATtttcagacaaaaatatgatttgtataATAAGATAAATTTTGCAttgcattaaatttttgtttctcattgcataagtaattatttgacttgaaattttttaaagacCTAGATCATAGCATACTTTATAccacataattttttatgacaATTTCGATATTGTTTTGAGTTTTAAGAGCATTGGaatgcaattttttaattttaaacctgcCGTCCGAGTGACTGGAGTATAGATTTATAAATTGTTcgaaataaatatatatatttacacttttttatttaaaatataaaaataaaaagttcatGCCCATACCGTCATGCTTCGTTTGGCCTTGGGCCTTGGCCCGTGGAAGTTGGTGGGCTTCATAAATGGCCCATCTACATTTTACAACTAGGATTGGCCTGCAGAATGGCAGAATTAAGCATGGCAATTGGACCGTGAGTTCAGATATCTACGGATTCTGTATCTGACGGATCCggatttaaattttattttctgttCATGGATTCATCGGATTGGATATCCGAACTGAGGCCTTTGGATTCTACATTATGGATTATAGATTCTGTAAATAAACGGTTAGATTTTAAAAGTGGTTTCTACAAATATATACTTGGATTAGTGAGCTTCTACAATCTAGAATCTAAAATCTAGAGGGAAACAAATAGGATCTGAGGCCGGTTGAGTTCAGGTTTTCATTTTTATCCACCAGTACCCATCGGGTCGTTCGATACGTGGCACACCTCCGTATCTCCCCCAAGCTGCTCGTCAGATGTCACCTATCTCTAGCTGagctcccctcctctctccatcCCTAATCAGGTTTCCCGCCTTATCCCCAAGATAGAATTGAGTCTCCATCCAAATCCAAACTGCCTCCCGATCTAATCCCTAACTAAGTCCATCTCTACCCGATTCGAGCTCAATCCTAAACAAAATCGGCGTGATCTCCTCATGTAGGAATTGCTAGCCGATGCCTACATAAAGGGTTCGATTGATCTGGAGGGGAGAGGAAGGTCATTTGTTTGCCTTTGAATTGTGGAttttagattgtggattgtagaTTCTGCAAACAAACAGCTAGATTCTGAAAATAGATTCTGAAAATATATGTCTAGATTATAGCACAATCCATAATCCGCTTAAGGTAAGCTTTTACAATTTACAATCCAGAATTCAGGGAGGGAAACAAACAAGGTCGAAGAAGGGGCGTTGAGGAGGAGCTCGGGCGGAGCCCCTACTGCCGCCACCACTGACAGAGAAGAGGAGCCAGCCGGAAGCCCTGTTGTGCGCTCCACCAAGGCCCAAATGGTCGCTGCTGCAGGCCACTGCCCGAGGTGGCTGTCGAGCCTACTCCACTTTGTCGCTGCCCAGGTATGCCTAcgatgacgaggaggacgaCTATCCAGAGAAGCCATGGCAGTACGGGGTCACCACGCCGCCCCCCTTCCGGCCTCGACCGTCGGTGccgcaaccccccccccctcttgccTCGGACGTCAGCTCCGCGTCGCCCGCCCCTGCTCCGGTGCGAGACCTGATGGGTACTCACCGGGTTTCAGGTTCCAGCTAGGGTCGGATGCGGGTCATATTTCAACCCGACTAGGACTTTGTGCGGGTTGGATTTTCATTTGACCCGATCCATAGCAGGTGGGTTTTAGCTAAATCCGCACCTGACCCGATCTGTTGCCATCCTAGGCAGAATACGGACTTACATGCTGTgcttcagattttttttttttccttttccgaTTCGCGTACAAGCTGCACGGGTCGAGTACTATCCGTCCGGTAGTCAGTCGGATTAAGGGCCAGGTCCTTTTGTCCTACACCGTTTCGGATTTCCAATACGCGAGCGGCAATATCTAACGTGCTAGGATTCAGGCCAGATATATCAGGCTACAAAGTGTACACGGGCACCACGGTTGTATGTGCAGTGCAGTGCTGGCTATTGGGTTCGCCGAAGCTCGCAGGTCGCCACCGTGAGCTACCGGCTCTCCGCATCCAGCGCACGTACGCCGGCCAGCAACCGACCGCCTCCATGTTGTTCttcgagaagaagaagcaggagcggGGGCGGCGCCCAGCAGAGCCGAGGCAGCGCCCGAGCGGCTCGTGATGGTGCACGTCGAGATCCCGGCCCCGGGGCACGTCGCGCGCGAGTTCGTGCCCCCGGCGTCGCACCTCGGCTCTGGTGGCCCAGGCAGAGGAGGTGGACAGTATCCAGCACCAGCAGGGCGGCGACGTGATCCGCGTCCCGTTCAGGCCCTACGACTTCGTGGACGCGATGGTGTGGACGGCGGTCGAGGAGGCCATGCAGGGGAGGACGCCCCACGCGGCAGCGGGAGCCATGACCTTGGCCAGTACCTAGCTCGGCCACACTGATCGCGATCGTGGCGGCGTTGGTTGTTTGTCATCAAGAAGGGACGCGCTCTCTGTGATATGCTCTGgcaactgtttttttttttttaatgaaacaaCTACATGGCTCTATGATTCAATGAGCTGATTTGCTCAACTCGGCTCTACCTCCCTCAATACTTTGTTTCACACAAATGTCACCCATACAAAACGAATAAACGATCAATCCATCTATATACCACTCGTTCCATTAAAATACCAAGCGGACAACAGATCATACAGAAATACATTAAGGGGCCTACAAATGTTCTTAAACTTCTATAATCACTACGGCAACGACAACCTCTTCGCGTCAGCTTCACTTTCTGAGTATCACTCAGTCCAGGGAAGAACGCCCATATCTCCAACTATTGTAGGATCTCCGGGTGAACTGCTGTGGGGCAAAGCTAAGTCCAAACATCTCCCTCAGGGCCTTTCCTGGCTCTAGGAGCCCGATCAATCTGGCAACGAGAGACGCGCTCTCTCTGACATGCTCCAGGTCTTTGGTTTCGGTCCAGAGGCGCCGAGCGACCTGCAGTCTTCTCCTCTTGGAAGAGAGTGAAACTCCCCACTTGGCGTACAAGCTCTCCCTTTCCTGAATCGTGAGCCACTTCTGCATCTGCCTGCAGAGCATCTCCCTCTCACGTTGCAACTTCTTTGCACTGCATAGCAAGTCATTTTCGTCAAGTGGCATTCCAGTGATGTGGTGCATCAAGGTCGTGAGAAATATGGTGAAAATGAGTTACCTTGAAACCAGGGAAGTGTTCAGGCTGCCTGCTAACACATTATTTCCCATGCCTCTATTGGAGTATGTATCTTTAAGAAATGATAGCCTCCTAAGCTCCACTTCCATGTAAATGGCGTCAGCTGGATCCCCTTTAAATAGCAAGAAAAAGTAAGTCCTGTGGACCAAGGAAACATTGCATCCATGCCATAGGTCAATAATCTCTTGCTGTTTCTTCTCGAATTCCAATGGCCAGCGAGAAGGTGATTGCAAAGCATCCATAATGGGATCCAGTCCCACGCTCCTTATGGTTCCTTCTGCTAAATCTCCATTCTCACCCTGAGAGTCATAACGAAAAGAAGAGTTCATTGAAATTCTGCACATTACATTACCCTAACGAGTTAAAATTAATTTATAGTAAGTAACATTCTGTGAGCTATTCTAAACTGTAGCACAATAATTGCATACTGAAATTTTTGTAAGTCGAAATAGTAAAATGAGCCATGCCAGGAGTGCAATAACATTTCCAGTTCCGCACCTGATCACCACGTTGCTTCTGATACTGGTCCTGAGCCATTTCTTTCAGCTCCGCAACAAATTCACCTATGCCAGCAAATTCTGTGTCACCGGCAACAGAGCTGTTTGCCTTGAGTTCATCCCTCGTGGTAGTAATTTCAGAAAGCATTGACCCTGCCCTTGATAAAGTTTCATTCTCTGCATCGAAGTTTAGTGCAGATCCCCTTCTTTGACACCCTTCAGGTCTCCCTGGGAAATCCATGAAACTTCTGCTTGGAGGTGTGCAATCATCCTTCTCCAAGTCTTCAAACAAAGTAGAACCCATCAAAGACCTACAGCTCCGGCTTCTGCCGATTACTTTTGAGGTTGACGAGTCATGTGTTGAGGATACCATATCTTTGACTAGATTGGCAAATGGCTTTCTGACATTCTCTAAATGTTGCTCCAGGGTAATAGAAGATATATCATGCTGTATAGGATTCACAGATGGATTTGAATAATTATTCCCATGCATACTAGAATCCACGTTCGAATCTTGCAGACTATTGCTTCCCACAGCTGACAAGTCTACACATTCATTTCCTTCTGTTTCATTGGTCTCTATACATCGTACTTCTTTGCAAAGATCCTCTGAATCTTCATTAGAGATCTGAGAGGTATCATCTCTGCTGTTAGTTGGGGGCATCCCACTGAACGGAGGACTGCTGACTGAATAGCTAGGAGGGGTAGCAAACTGCACATTATTTTCAGACTGCTGTGACCTACGATCTCTTTGTGCCGCCCGGCGTCCTAGAAACCTAAAATTTTGGTCACTGTTGACAACTTCTGATGACTCAGTTGTCGATTGCTCATCTTCACGTGGCTGAGGAACATCGAAAGTGAAGTTTCTTCCAGTAGCCTGTATTTATACAGAGATAAaaggcatttttttttcttttgttaggAAGCAACAGTAAGAATAATTAAGCAGAAAGCATGAAGTGCATGTACCAGGGGGTGCTTTGAAACATGGTTATCTCCAACAACCTGGAGCAAATCTTGCAGCCTAGATTGAGCGAGATCGCGCTGTAACTTCAATTCCTTAATTTCTTTCTCCATCTGCAAATAACACATGAAACTTTTACATCAAGGTAAGAAAGTTGTCATATATTATCATTGAAGACAACTGGTATGGTAAAAAATGCATGCAACATGCATAGAAAGGGTAGTTCACTGCAGTTCCTAAGTTTCTTCGTGTACAAAGAGATAGTGAGATTAATACACAAAAAGGATCAGAAGTAGCATTTACCTTCCGGATTTGGTTATCTTTTTCCTTCACCAATGCTTCAAGACTAGAATAAGGAGCTGGGCATCGCAATTCACTCTCCAATCTAGCAAGTTCTCTTTGTAATTGCTTGACTAGTGCTTTATCAGACATGACCACGTTAACCTGAGCATTTGTAACCACTTCCTTTGCACAACTTGCAAACAACAGAGTATTTCTTGATTGCTCCATATGGCTTCGGGCTGGGCTCATAGTACAAATAATTGCTGTTCTTGCATTACCTCCCAGAGAAGGCTGTAATATGCGTGTCAGCTTTGAATCCCGGTATGGTATGTGCCCATTCCTTACCTTGCTGAATGAACGAAGACAAGTAAACAATGTAAAATGCTATGATGCTCCAAAAAATAAACAAGACTTTTATCCTATGAGGAGCAAACTAAACTGAAACTCAATACTGTGCAAAATATGGAGTTAAGGGTGCAACCTTAGTTTCCGAATGACAGTTCCCAGGGTAAGCAGACTTCTATTGATATGACAACCTTCCTTCAACCTAGCACCAGCTGATAATGCCTGAGATGCACGTTCACTTCCAGCCAAATCAACAAAGTTCTGCACGGTACAACAAAATGTGATTACACTTCTCTATTTTTAAGCAGCAAATGAAATACGAGCAAATTATTAGTTCTTACCACACTAGCCACAAGTGTTGTTGACTTGTCCTTACCCACGAACTCACGAGCTGAACTTTCTATGGTCTGaaagaaacattaaacaaatCATAAATGATGAACTTCTGCTACAACTATTTTACAGAAACCTACCAAAGCCTTTTCCTTTTCTACATGTAGCCGAGTAGTGGACAAACCAGTTTAAGTATTTGATGTGATCTAGAGCTGTTTTCATTTAAGTATGTCTCTCCAGTTCTTCTTTGAGCTGATACAACCACATAAAGTAAATGAGATGACTGTATTTCTTATTATAAATAAATAAGCTACCATAAAAGTATCCACCTTCACACACAGAAATAAGCTCCTTAAGGTGGTCCGAGTCCCTCAAGATCACCTCACTAAGGTTCTCTACATATGTTCCCTTCTGTAGAATAAACAACATCGAACCATCAGCAATGCCCCCAGCAGGACACttttaaaaaagagaggaaatatAATAGTTGCTCTGACCTCAGCATCATCCCAAAGTCTAAGGGAAGTGTTTTCTGCACTAAGAAGATCCCTTACAACTTCATTATATATTTCTATTGCTGAGAATTTCAAAACAAACACCCTCTCCTCGTGCTGCAAAAGAAATGGTATGCTTACCAGCTGACAATTCAAAAAGCGCAACTTCAACCCTGTCATGAACTAAAACCTGAGGAAAGATTCTGGATTACCTTGCCGATGTAATCATAGATATCTGCTACTGTATGTTCTGTTATTCCAGTCATGGTGTATGTCTTTCCACTACTTGTTTGACCATAAGCAAAAACACTAGCTGTACAGGCACAGAAAAGGGGGGAAACACATTCAGTGAGTTCACGGAATGCTTTGATTCAAATAAATTGGTGAATGATAGGCAAAAGGTTTGGACTTAACAGTTAATGCCACTAACTACAGAGAGGGCAACCTCCTTGGCCCCTTCCTCATATACTTCTTTGGTATTGCAGTCAGAATGGAATACCCTATCTGCAATTGGAATAGAGACATGTCATAGACGAtgcaaacaacaacaaaacgAAAAGTAAAAGAACTTTGTAGCGCATGCTTGTGAACAGAGCAAACTAAAGTC harbors:
- the LOC133887961 gene encoding kinesin-like protein KIN-7F, which translates into the protein MGAIGGDEMVQWDKVEGAEVVNGGRGGAGKLEKILVSVRLRPLSEKEIARGDPAEWECINDTTIIARSSFPDRPTAPTAYSFDRVFHSDCNTKEVYEEGAKEVALSVVSGINSSVFAYGQTSSGKTYTMTGITEHTVADIYDYIGKHEERVFVLKFSAIEIYNEVVRDLLSAENTSLRLWDDAEKGTYVENLSEVILRDSDHLKELISVCEAQRRTGETYLNENSSRSHQILKLTIESSAREFVGKDKSTTLVASVNFVDLAGSERASQALSAGARLKEGCHINRSLLTLGTVIRKLSKVRNGHIPYRDSKLTRILQPSLGGNARTAIICTMSPARSHMEQSRNTLLFASCAKEVVTNAQVNVVMSDKALVKQLQRELARLESELRCPAPYSSLEALVKEKDNQIRKMEKEIKELKLQRDLAQSRLQDLLQVVGDNHVSKHPLATGRNFTFDVPQPREDEQSTTESSEVVNSDQNFRFLGRRAAQRDRRSQQSENNVQFATPPSYSVSSPPFSGMPPTNSRDDTSQISNEDSEDLCKEVRCIETNETEGNECVDLSAVGSNSLQDSNVDSSMHGNNYSNPSVNPIQHDISSITLEQHLENVRKPFANLVKDMVSSTHDSSTSKVIGRSRSCRSLMGSTLFEDLEKDDCTPPSRSFMDFPGRPEGCQRRGSALNFDAENETLSRAGSMLSEITTTRDELKANSSVAGDTEFAGIGEFVAELKEMAQDQYQKQRGDQGENGDLAEGTIRSVGLDPIMDALQSPSRWPLEFEKKQQEIIDLWHGCNVSLVHRTYFFLLFKGDPADAIYMEVELRRLSFLKDTYSNRGMGNNVLAGSLNTSLVSSAKKLQREREMLCRQMQKWLTIQERESLYAKWGVSLSSKRRRLQVARRLWTETKDLEHVRESASLVARLIGLLEPGKALREMFGLSFAPQQFTRRSYNSWRYGRSSLD